The genomic window gtCTGAATTGgattagataggtacctacatttctTGTAAAGTTTTATcctaattactatattatgagaGTAAACTATAGGTTTcattaaatacacatataataaatataagtagttaAATTACTGAATTTTGATGCTATTTGTTTAAGGTGTTTAACCTAAAGTCAAATAAagaggaaaaatattatagaataccaTACCATATAAAGGTTATAgaaacttttgaaaaatgtaatttaataaaaatcgatttaatatCTAGTTAATActgtcttatattattaaaagtaggtaggtgtaggtaggtacctacgtaattgaagttaataataacaaaataaaagagttttataaataaattatattataaaattaacttatatttttttttaaatttaattttaagtgtaaTACCCTCGACCgtatcacattttttattttttatgtggacatatattatacaataaactaaaatgtatacacctaacctatatcatattttagtaCATCTCTTAAATTGTcgaacatatacatattttaaactaacttCTCGGGAACTAAGCAGACCAGTAGACGTCTCAAACGGAAATACAAGTACTGTGACCcgacaattttaaatgataggtAAGTTTATTCCAACACGTGGTCATATCTAACAGGAACGTGCACAAACGCGCTGTAAAGTTGTTACTCTAACACACAAGAAGTCCAGAAACGTAAACTCAAACTGTGATTCCAATGACCAATACACTATTAAAATCGGTTTTTGACAGTCAAGACGAACCGCGGATTCAGATGGGGTTTAGGGATATGGAATCAGAGACGCTATTTAGCACAGTTCGGATCATGTTCTAACAGACTGAGGTTTGAGTCTATGATTTGTCTACGTTAGCGCATGCGCGATAAATCATTCATGGATCAGTACAAATAGTTCAATAAATTACTAGTTAAAAATTTCGTGTTGGAATAAACATTTGAAGTAATTAGGTATCTGGTATCTCAATTgtgttacttatttttaaatgtttttgtttctagatctattacctatagtttattataaataaaaatattacttattgtaaGTTACCACTTACCAGCTACTTCTACAGTTGtagaaattgtaatttttcaataataaaaattatttttaataaaataaaaaaatgtaagctatgtaggtacctacttataataattaaataataaatattataatgaataaatgcgCTTTGTACTCACCTATAAAATATCCTAGGTCGGCTAGTTTACTTATGGTGTAAATAGCGTTCAGCGAGTTGCCACCGAGTGCGAAAAAGTTTGCGGCCGGCGAGATATGTGACCGCAGCGAACTTCCTAGCACGCTGGACACGGTTTCGAACAGGTGTTTAGCAATTTCCATTTGACTTGCATCGACGCCGGTGTAGTCAGTTTTCGATTTTTTGCAAACGTCCGACActacaacataaaaaaaaaaaataactgtctTGTAAATTGGCAAAAACtccaaaaatatcacaataattataaatatgcatatattgGTCCACagtgacatttttattgattagtgTAAAGCGGAGGTAGGTGGGTATCTGGGTGTATAGACTTTTGTCCTTCGTAGCTAGATTTTCGAACAAATTAATGTTGAAAACCTAAGTAAACTACCTAATTCGGCAAATCCCGCTACAGTTTATCCGTAAAAATTAAACCCAACAGTTGTCTTAGTCTCTCTGAGTCTCACACTCTTACCCGATAGTTCAGAGTATTGGCGCAATAATGTTTGTCTGTCAATTTTTCCGTTCACGAGATACGGCATGGTCTCGATTGAAAtcacctaaataaaaaattggcaattataataaatcataataatgtatgaaaattaaaagtttaagaacGCCGCAGTTGATATCATGTGCGTCATCGACATTATCCTCGTAATTGATACGTACTTGTGGCATAGCGTATTCCGGCAGTGTGTTTTTTAGTCGATCTTCTACGTCTGTGGCCGTCATTTTGGAATCATTATTGAACACGACGAACGCCAACAAAgcctacaataaaataaataaaattattaccttcGCATCATTATCAGGTATTGATCGCCTTGaagatcattttatattatattatcgcaGTGTCATGTATACgcattactaatttaatttatggtaaACAAACAacgcgtattatatatgtatacaaaataataatataatataatattttactttaatcagTCTTACAAGTTATACAAATCGAAAAATTGATGTTACATTTAGATTTTGTTGGAATTTTGTAGTATAATCCTGcaggttaataataataattattaggattaaatttagatataaatcAACCattcacaattataaaatctgcattattttacatctaattttagaaacaatttgttagaaattaaaaaaagtaaatcaaAAAGCACACGGCAGATGACGAGTATTGTCCGTTCATGAAGCAAACAAAGCATTAGAAGTCattcaaaacttttttgatacaacagaaaatattattaaaaaatacatttaatgtattcaACCGTATGACGTTTTTGTTTGTAAGATTAGGAAACGCATGcacatttttaatctttaagcGTCCTAAATCCTAGAAAATGTTGatttgttgttataattattataatataatataactacctataaagtattaaagtctatacctattatactgcAATAATGAATCATTgccataatttttatgtataatggatacatcaatgattataatactattagttAGGTATTACACTATTACATACTATTTACACTAAATATGTGCATATAAACGTGGGTTTGAAAAtcgatattttgttaaatgtttCAATCGTGTAATtcacttaatttatatactatttttatttgaaaataacttaatttataaatattttacaatgaaactCCTCAAAttcttttacaattatttagaattttttttttttagctcatATAAGATTAGTATTGTAAGAAATATACTagctcaatatttattatataggtaatatacctGTTCTGTTTCGCCAGGTTTGTAACATTGCACGGTCAATTTGTCAATTCCCGAGTCTCGGAGCTGATGAATGGCTGTTTCGACTTCATTCAAATCGACTCGATGTCCTCTGACTTTGATTTGCGAATCTGTTCTGCCTTCGTACAACAACACTCCGTTTACTACTTTCCCGTAGTCTCCTGTCTGGTACATACGCTCCATGCCCGTGCCTATAAGTCATGAGAATGTAATGTTTTCTGTTACTACGATGCGTTTGTGCAATTATaggtaaatgttttattataatatgatattgtttagacaacgttattttattatgattatttaggataaatacaattttgtaaagcatataatatgttatgaggATATGTTATTACCTTGGTTGTGTGGTTGACAGTTTTTAACAAATCGGTGTGGGTCACGGTTGTTGACATAACCGCTGGCCAAGTTTGCTCCAGCCACGTACAACTCACCCAAACATCCAGGTTCTACTATTTGGCCTTTATCGTTCAACAGGTATAGAGTCGTGTTGTCTACTGGAACGCCTTTAATACGACAACATAAATGATATGGTTTAAtagaattgtaattataaattattttagtgacCATAGTGAGATTGAGGCGTATTTGTCCCCgacaataactatttttatataaatatttttgaaaattatagttgAATAGAGTCATTCTTACACTTTTTCGATtgctataaatttttaatgataaaaaaaaaatatgttcatgtCATTTTCTATgattgtcaataaaaaatgtgtacatgaattataatttatgagaaaaattttaaaaataaaattttataatgttatattacaagtatttttaaataaactttagtaggtacaattctatgtttattatgtaattaatttaagaagtgaaatatattatgcattatataattattatattattttttagtagctGACTAGGTGAACATGAATGTAGGAAGATAAATATAGTGAGACTTGAGCTATATGTTGTTTTTAAGTTCccgtgtataaatattatgtttgtattataatttataagtagtaACTTACCGATGGGAATTTTGTCACCAAAACACAAATCTTTGAATGACTTTATGGCATAGTAAGACACGTCTCCCATGATTTCTGTGCTTCCATAAAAGTTGCATAGTGTAAGACCCGAAAAAGTATCCAAAAACTGTTTGGCTAATGATACTGGTAGAGGTTCTCCACTGCACACCCATAACTTCAAGCTTGATAAAATTCCCCGTTCGTCGTTcttaaacgaaaatatttatgtcttTACGAATGCACTGTATAGTAtgtagttattagtttttttttagtttcctACATCgatggtaaatatataattattttagttattttttattgaaaaataattgtaaattgaatattattttgaattttgattcaGTTGTGtagctataaaataacattgattattctattcttaatattataaaaacaatgttataattattcaattattacaatagacGATGAAGATATTAAGATTTAGTATCcgctgaatattatatttttttaggaaaaGCGGTTAACTTTCTAatgaaaataagttaattaacgtgaactgttttaataaaaaaaaatattacaattatagtgACTAGTTACAACTGATAAGTGATAGATCGtaataaaagattaataataatttaaagtcataatacaattttagctAGGCAGAACTTTCAAGTTATAAAACAGGTTTGATCTGTTTAGAAGCAGATAATTCTTTTGTTACGCGAAGGTTTTAGTATGgagaaattaaatgtttttatcattgaagTAAATtcgttcaaaaaatattattaataattagaatgttttaacttttcgaaaaaaataaatctactacaataatacttaCTTGATTTATCATAGAAGATTGTTCTTCGTTATTGTTGGAAATTCCCAAGTATAAAAGTATGGCTCGTAATAGCGATGGAACCAATACAAGACGTTCAAtctaaacacattttttttattagtacatCCGCGGCAACTTAGGCCATTGGGGAtgggtactttttttttgtatcggTTTTTTACTGTGAGGTTGTGGGAACGGTAGGGGGAAACACGTGTGTGTATTGTGGCAGAATTTCTAATGGGGCAACCGTAGGTTTCTGCCATGCCCCGGGGTGGGGGATGGCGGCACTTATTCTCCGGACATCGTGACTTGcccgaagaaaaaaaatgccaCCCGGTGACCGCGAATCGAACCAGCGACCGAACCGACGCCTTAGACCGCACGGCCACCTCGTCCCCCATTCTGTGAATAATTAACTGTGGAAGAGAGagatgtatttgaaaaatacgtGAATATTCGGAATTCTGTCTGATATAGAAGAACATACGATGGAAAATTATTTCGCaaacatgaatattatgtatcataatagtttaaaaatagtatttatattttatacacactgTGCGTCAAATcgatatttaacataaatactaTAGTGAAAATGTCTGTGCCATGTGAATCATGTAAGATAAAAagctgaaatatattttagatagatATTAATCTATggcaaattgtaaattattttatatattaatgtaacacgtgtcaattatattataattatttattatggttaCCAGATAAAATTACTTCCGGTCGACATCCatggaattaaatatttcgctgccaaaataacatattaaaaaatagatatatcaataggtacctaaatgttatacttattatatttatcgaaaTTCGTGACGaacagatttataataatatccgaTATTATTCATGTATGGTTACTTCGATCGTATTGATCGATAATATTGCAATGGGAAGTACTGCGTGTGATTTATGATtcgttttaatttcttatcgCCTAcgttcaaaaatttttaatttccttaCCTTGTTTTTGTGAAGTATATTGATCAACCGTTCTGGATCTTTGGTGATGGCCTTGGGAATAACCATCAGGCATCTGGGTGCGTCATGTAACAATGGAGCCCAAATTTCTGCCACCGAATCCACGAATGTCAACGAAGTCTTGAAAACGCACATATGTTCTGTATCACTGTAAGGGAACCGGTTCCATTGCCAGTTCAATCGATTGAAAATTACACAATGCGGAAGTCTCACGCctgtaatattatgcatttcatgtttatattttttcagttttttaaataatttaatgtatatgaatatatatacatctatGAATAACGTATAAAACTAGTTGGGTTGGATTTTAAAAACacgatatataggtaaatactaTGATACCGGACAATGCTCttaaaaacgttaaattaatttcaaccaTAAATTACGAtatcataaactatattatatacctataacctttagtttaatataatttctacattgaattaattttaatgtgaatttttagatacaaataataatattcaatgatataCAAAGTACTTCGCAAAATACGATAACCTcaatttttaggtataatattttgtatcacgATATTctttaaatgacaaaaaaaaaaacaaggattgaaaatatgaattttaagtaggtaatataggtaagtcatttaaaaaatgtattttcaattaaaaagtacGATTACTGAACAttacaacttttataattatcgataacacttaaaaacaataaaattatcagagaaataatttaaatagactaattattaaatatttatacatataattgaatatgaagtatttaagtttttatttacttaatgagtttaaaaaaaagcctATTTCGTAATCATTTTAGCGGAAAATACAACTACTTTCTTCATTCGCATCAGGatctattgaaaataaaaataaaaattttatttatttagtatatgatattttctttcatagttttattcaaaaatgtataagttacaattgaaattatttaaattaatacaatgatatgttgatattatgactagatataatatattaaattttaacgatcattaataataatttaacaatattagaaaatcataatgatttattgaGTATGTTCCGTTCACATATCTTGTGTAAAgtatttaggtaataattatattaaatgcacATAATTAAATCTAGTTGGTGTAACATGTAAGATAtacttgtaataaaaataatgatattattattaaaaatatgtttttgtaggaaataaaaaaaaatatataattatttgttgaacAAAAGTATTGTGTTATGTTGAAACCAGtttgatttattgttttatattactaatattaatattcataacagTTTATGTTACTAAGCAGATAAACTTggataagaaaaaaagaaaagaaaagattgtattattatacacacgattataaaacttaaaataatggtaaatGTATCCTTGAAATTCATAAAtcctatattatgatgaaacaaacaataataatttcaatagccGTAGAGAATGTTGATGTAGAATATTAGAGTgtagtattaaattagatattttatcaaacagcGGTTAGTTTGTTTATTAACATGTACTTAGTTTGCCTATTCGAGACGCCGTCTGATAAATTATgttgacaaaaaattatacaggATGCACCTATTTtggaaaatgtataacaattattctacattattatattaatggtaaatttatgaatataacaatcgatattttatgattaatattcatattttatgttaaaatttgacatttttaaaaattaattataattttgatcaataaaaatttaaatttctttttacattatttacgaCCTTGatgaatgtaaattaattaatatatatttatatttaacataatttaatatatttagtatggaatgcaatactattaaaaaaaacaataatgtttaagtttttaaattacctataataattatattaatttttaatccatTTGAAAACGACAATTATTCACATCATAACATTCAATTATGttcttataacaaatattatatatttttatttataaataaattgtattatgctttaattaataaacgtagacaatattatgagtaatgtaatagtataatttttatagtctataataaatgtgaatagtacattttttcgaaaaactcCTATACCACATACCTACAGGCAATATTCTTCAAAAAACTggtttacattttgaaaaatcatattcatgagtaaaatatgtaatatatgtgtattatttttaatgtttttttctgtGAAACAGATGGTATTTGTATACTACTGgagaattcaaaaattaattgtaccgaaagattttttatgaaaaataacgaatacaagtaggtacttaataaattttgaaagcTGATGACCTTGAAGTGTCGAAATTTGTATGGGAGGCGGCCCTTAACCTATTGAAAATCTCATTACCTTTAGGCGTTCCTGTGCTACCACTagtgtaaattattgttgCTGGTCTTCTACCATCAGCGGAGCCCACTAGTGTTTCACGGTCTTCTAGGTTGGACGCGGAAAGCGTAACAGACTGACTCTTCAATTGTTTAAGGCTGTATATGATGTTAGATTTGTTGTCATAAACTTCAGCTAAATAATAAAGGATACAGTTAATAAAGTACAAgtcaataaattgataaaatgtgaACGAGAAAATAATGTCAAAAATACAGTACCATGTTAATGCCTGAGATGATTATATAagacaaaaatacaaattcaaattaatgttttaccgTCAAATCGAATTCAATACGATTATATACTGATATGACTTAAACAGCAAACACATACGAAATAGCACGCTGTGCacgaacatttaatttatttgacgaACATACAATAGTAGTTATTTACAGTTATTGGAATAAGTCAAAGGCAATAATAATGACTGTAACTTGTATTCTGCACTAGCCGATTggcttattatacatatctacATACAAGTAATCcatatgtattaatgtattatgtgtatatttaccTTCGGGTGTGCAGGTGATCACTAAACACGGTTTGGCCTCGCCGATTACGTGTTGGATTCGGTGTTGTGGCGCTGCGACATCCAATGGTAAATACGCTGCACCGGCTTTCCAAATGGCCAATAAAGTGGCAATTAGTCCGTCGCCCGGAGGAAGTTGAACGGCTACTACAAAGTCGCCGTCGTTGTTTTTAGGACCGGCACGCGCGATTATTCCTCTGGCCAATTGATTGGATATGGCATTTAGTTCCGTGAAGTTAAGCTGCACGGAAGGTTGTCCAAGTTCTGAAGACAAAAGCCTCGATAAGACACAGTGCACGACGTTAAGATCACGCATTTCATTACAtgataaagtaaattttaaaaacaattatacgaAATTGTAGAATCGCGATGTTTAACACGAACATTATGACTTGTAGAGGTGAATTATCATAACTATTTACAGTTTGAATACAACAGTATATTGTTGTCGATCGTGTTCAAAAACAATACGACAACTTTGAGCAGAATGTCCtcaaaaaatcagaattttttactatatttcgTTTAATGCACCATACATCtgcttattattttctacgtTTTTCTCTTTActgttttctaaaaattacgAGAAAACTTGAAGTACGTATACTCTTTCTAAGCCTTTAAAACGCAATTACTGATAAAATTCCAGTAAGTATACAGAATTCGGTTTGTGACCCCCCCCCTTTTCtggtgttttaaaaacaaatttccaCATACCTTCGTGCATTACAGCCATGTGTTCTGGATAAACTTTTTCGTTCCGTTCAAACAATCTGTGCAGTTGGATGTCATTGTTTATCGGAACAGACGGTCCTTGAAGGATCGAAGACGCTGTCGGGTAAACGCCCATTTTAGCTTGTGCTGAAATAACCGGTAAACAATTCGTTAAGTtcgtatatgaaatatatcaataaaccataatatacgATAGTAAACAGCAAGTCGATCGAATTGAAGTTAATATTCGTATATCGCACAATATCTTTAGAGACGATACTAGCCGTACATTAGAGTGTCTATCCACGAAGAACGATCGGAATTTAAGTCTCGAGTTCGAACTAAACGAGTATATTTGACCAACCTGACCACGCGTCTGGTAATCGGAGAAGAGGGGTCGTTTACATGGCCAGAGGATTATTCGACCAACATACACAGTACGTTTGTATTTGATTGCGTTTTTGTGTCATGGCTTTTTATCTCACacagatacatttttattattttacattcacTGAGTATAGGTTACtgacattatattacatatttttatcatattgttttattatcgaCAATATAATTAGTCTTAATTTCAGCCtcgaaaattattgttttatactcgtacaattaatatgaaaacttGCGTTTTGTAATAAAGAATTGCACACGAACGTCGCAGATATGTCAACGGGAGAATATTCGGTGCaattgtagtatattatattatattgttacgaCCCTGCGGGAGATTtaaagtaaagaaaaaaattgctcgttcaagtgtaatatttttgtattatcctACGTGCGTAAATCACATTACAGAAAAACATCGTAAGTGCCATTCGGGTTTCTCGACGATTTGTATACAGGTCTTACTATTAATGATCGTCTTCAAAGTTCAATAATAGAACCTTACACAAAGCAATGTGGTTTGTCATGCAAATATCTCGCATGACAATTATTGTTCAAATCAAAGGATCGTTAACGTG from Aphis gossypii isolate Hap1 chromosome 1, ASM2018417v2, whole genome shotgun sequence includes these protein-coding regions:
- the LOC114120647 gene encoding zwittermicin A synthase ZmaJ isoform X2 — translated: MGVYPTASSILQGPSVPINNDIQLHRLFERNEKVYPEHMAVMHEELGQPSVQLNFTELNAISNQLARGIIARAGPKNNDGDFVVAVQLPPGDGLIATLLAIWKAGAAYLPLDVAAPQHRIQHVIGEAKPCLVITCTPEAEVYDNKSNIIYSLKQLKSQSVTLSASNLEDRETLVGSADGRRPATIIYTSGSTGTPKGVRLPHCVIFNRLNWQWNRFPYSDTEHMCVFKTSLTFVDSVAEIWAPLLHDAPRCLMVIPKAITKDPERLINILHKNKIERLVLVPSLLRAILLYLGISNNNEEQSSMINQNDERGILSSLKLWVCSGEPLPVSLAKQFLDTFSGLTLCNFYGSTEIMGDVSYYAIKSFKDLCFGDKIPIGVPVDNTTLYLLNDKGQIVEPGCLGELYVAGANLASGYVNNRDPHRFVKNCQPHNQGTGMERMYQTGDYGKVVNGVLLYEGRTDSQIKVRGHRVDLNEVETAIHQLRDSGIDKLTVQCYKPGETEQALLAFVVFNNDSKMTATDVEDRLKNTLPEYAMPQVISIETMPYLVNGKIDRQTLLRQYSELSVSDVCKKSKTDYTGVDASQMEIAKHLFETVSSVLGSSLRSHISPAANFFALGGNSLNAIYTISKLADLGYFIAVSDFITAPNFGIVINKMRFSGKRKACCNDEEWLSEKYTKQMLEPKHKDDVIKIIADSFYEKADLENWIKPKIPYSEYTQVLELLWESLLEKNLSFVVQSKKSNKLIGAALNFDALDEPDIEYNGRLTIIFEFLEFLEGPIRKDHLPKTKGSILHSFMMGTDKNLDAPTNVEVITYMEQEVLQVGKTNGFEGIFTTNTNPLTQQLGANVFGYKILHDYQINNYVTPDGNKIFEEAPDDQRAVCCWKVIQ
- the LOC114120647 gene encoding zwittermicin A synthase ZmaJ isoform X1: MPQAKMGVYPTASSILQGPSVPINNDIQLHRLFERNEKVYPEHMAVMHEELGQPSVQLNFTELNAISNQLARGIIARAGPKNNDGDFVVAVQLPPGDGLIATLLAIWKAGAAYLPLDVAAPQHRIQHVIGEAKPCLVITCTPEAEVYDNKSNIIYSLKQLKSQSVTLSASNLEDRETLVGSADGRRPATIIYTSGSTGTPKGVRLPHCVIFNRLNWQWNRFPYSDTEHMCVFKTSLTFVDSVAEIWAPLLHDAPRCLMVIPKAITKDPERLINILHKNKIERLVLVPSLLRAILLYLGISNNNEEQSSMINQNDERGILSSLKLWVCSGEPLPVSLAKQFLDTFSGLTLCNFYGSTEIMGDVSYYAIKSFKDLCFGDKIPIGVPVDNTTLYLLNDKGQIVEPGCLGELYVAGANLASGYVNNRDPHRFVKNCQPHNQGTGMERMYQTGDYGKVVNGVLLYEGRTDSQIKVRGHRVDLNEVETAIHQLRDSGIDKLTVQCYKPGETEQALLAFVVFNNDSKMTATDVEDRLKNTLPEYAMPQVISIETMPYLVNGKIDRQTLLRQYSELSVSDVCKKSKTDYTGVDASQMEIAKHLFETVSSVLGSSLRSHISPAANFFALGGNSLNAIYTISKLADLGYFIAVSDFITAPNFGIVINKMRFSGKRKACCNDEEWLSEKYTKQMLEPKHKDDVIKIIADSFYEKADLENWIKPKIPYSEYTQVLELLWESLLEKNLSFVVQSKKSNKLIGAALNFDALDEPDIEYNGRLTIIFEFLEFLEGPIRKDHLPKTKGSILHSFMMGTDKNLDAPTNVEVITYMEQEVLQVGKTNGFEGIFTTNTNPLTQQLGANVFGYKILHDYQINNYVTPDGNKIFEEAPDDQRAVCCWKVIQ